The Paenibacillus sp. MBLB1832 genome has a window encoding:
- a CDS encoding glycerophosphodiester phosphodiesterase, translated as MNGMISKPMVIGHRGAAGEAPENTMASFALALAQGAQGIELDVHVTRDGEMVVCHDETLDRTTTGAGLICGHDWSYIQSLDAGSWYGNSYKGERVPLLREVFDLCPPGFLINVEVKRSYEGRMERALLALLRGCHRWGDIVVSSFDHKVVQRLKAAEPRINAGLLYAANLIDHAGYAHQVGDMFSLHPHHECIEKEDVAAASAAGLAVYPYTVNEISEYAHMIQAGVTGIITDYPGRLRAYLQT; from the coding sequence ATGAATGGCATGATATCCAAACCGATGGTAATTGGCCACCGCGGCGCGGCTGGAGAGGCGCCAGAGAACACGATGGCATCTTTTGCATTGGCGCTGGCACAAGGGGCGCAAGGCATTGAACTTGATGTACATGTAACGCGTGATGGCGAAATGGTCGTCTGTCATGACGAAACGCTAGATCGAACGACCACGGGGGCAGGACTCATTTGTGGGCATGACTGGTCCTATATCCAGTCGCTGGATGCGGGAAGTTGGTACGGAAATTCATATAAGGGGGAGCGGGTGCCGCTGCTTCGCGAAGTGTTCGATCTATGTCCCCCAGGTTTTCTCATCAACGTGGAAGTTAAGCGTAGTTATGAAGGGCGCATGGAGCGTGCGTTGCTCGCATTGTTGCGAGGCTGCCATCGATGGGGGGATATCGTTGTTTCGTCTTTCGATCATAAAGTTGTGCAGCGATTAAAAGCGGCAGAACCGAGAATCAATGCGGGCTTGCTGTATGCTGCCAATTTGATCGATCATGCGGGTTATGCGCATCAAGTTGGGGATATGTTTTCCTTGCATCCGCATCATGAGTGTATCGAGAAGGAAGATGTCGCCGCGGCGAGCGCAGCGGGTTTGGCCGTGTACCCGTACACAGTAAACGAGATTTCTGAGTATGCACACATGATCCAGGCAGGCGTTACTGGCATTATTACGGATTATCCAGGCAGATTACGAGCGTACTTACAAACTTAA
- a CDS encoding AMP-binding protein: MNKRMIVALVTRMIPYLRLLVLRLFKVKVTGLEKLDLTGKSVLIPNHVSFIDAVLLAFILPKNVAFVVNTNMAKRFAWVLLLREHIPVDPTSPYAVRTMLRTIQNGTPLVIFPEGRISTTGGMMKLYGGIGYLALRSQARLIPVALHGLEHSKFSYLRGKIKQRWFPAVHIAMGEPFQIPAGNAQLSRRVQKEQATEVIRRGMLAHQLASQLEPAHNLFNELLKSAAKHGNAMVICEDVVTQTALTYRKLVMASYTLAARLVKLLPKDQRVALLLPNSAGHVVTLFALFRIGMTPAVLNYSAGRQTMLEACETAEVSTVLTSRAFIERAGLSDFIQGAELSYDIVYLEDVKTSLTLNDKVTGLAHWLLKKKGPVGEGRNEVVLFTSGSESKPKGVVLTHRNIWANIHQARLVIAFNSSDIVLGSMPMFHSFGLTAGAMLPILTGMKVVMYPNPLHYKVIPELVYDRNITILFGTSTFLGAYARTAHPFDFAHSLRIVVAGAERLKDEVRQLWLDKFGLRILEGYGTTETTPVISLNTPLNAKKGSVGQLLPGIDYRLEEVEGIPVGGHLLVRGPNVMKGYLIHDRGFVPATEWYPTGDIVTLDERGFLTIQARLQSFAKIGGEKVSLGLVEELVASCLEAPAVCAAVHIPDRRKGERIIVFHTSVDSPLEKLRETMKAQGQPGIYMPSALTYIEKLPMLGSGKIDYVTLKQLALRDEAAK; the protein is encoded by the coding sequence ATGAATAAACGGATGATCGTTGCGCTGGTAACGCGAATGATTCCGTACTTGCGTCTGTTGGTGTTGAGGTTGTTTAAGGTAAAAGTAACAGGCTTAGAGAAGCTGGATTTGACGGGGAAATCCGTGCTCATACCCAATCACGTTTCCTTCATTGATGCTGTACTATTAGCCTTCATTTTGCCTAAGAATGTAGCTTTTGTGGTAAATACGAACATGGCAAAGCGCTTCGCTTGGGTGCTCTTACTACGGGAACATATTCCTGTTGATCCAACCAGCCCTTATGCGGTCAGAACCATGCTTCGAACGATACAGAACGGCACGCCGCTCGTTATTTTTCCAGAGGGACGCATATCCACCACAGGCGGCATGATGAAATTGTACGGCGGAATCGGCTACTTAGCGCTTCGTTCGCAGGCTCGTCTGATTCCGGTTGCGCTGCATGGGCTGGAACATTCGAAATTCTCTTATTTAAGGGGCAAAATCAAACAACGCTGGTTCCCTGCGGTTCATATTGCGATGGGAGAACCTTTTCAAATTCCTGCAGGCAACGCTCAGCTCTCGAGAAGAGTTCAGAAAGAACAAGCAACGGAAGTGATCCGTCGTGGCATGCTGGCTCATCAGTTAGCCAGTCAACTGGAGCCTGCCCATAATCTCTTTAATGAGCTGTTGAAGTCGGCTGCCAAACACGGGAACGCCATGGTAATTTGCGAGGATGTCGTTACTCAGACAGCTTTGACATATCGCAAGCTCGTGATGGCGAGCTACACGTTGGCTGCTCGACTGGTAAAGCTTCTTCCGAAGGATCAGCGAGTTGCTCTACTGCTTCCTAATTCAGCGGGACATGTGGTCACGCTGTTTGCCCTATTCCGAATTGGGATGACACCTGCCGTGCTGAATTATTCAGCGGGGCGTCAGACGATGCTGGAGGCGTGTGAAACAGCAGAAGTCAGCACGGTGCTTACATCGCGGGCATTTATCGAGAGGGCGGGCTTATCTGATTTTATCCAGGGGGCGGAATTGTCTTATGACATTGTCTATTTAGAAGATGTGAAGACATCGCTGACATTGAATGATAAGGTGACAGGACTTGCTCATTGGCTGTTGAAAAAGAAAGGTCCAGTCGGAGAAGGACGGAACGAGGTCGTTCTCTTCACATCTGGCAGTGAAAGTAAGCCGAAAGGCGTTGTGCTGACACATCGTAATATTTGGGCGAATATTCATCAGGCCAGACTGGTTATTGCTTTTAACAGTTCGGATATCGTGCTGGGGAGTATGCCTATGTTTCATTCATTTGGTCTTACTGCGGGAGCGATGCTGCCCATTTTGACAGGAATGAAGGTCGTTATGTACCCGAATCCGTTGCATTACAAAGTGATTCCAGAGCTGGTCTACGATCGGAATATCACGATTTTATTCGGAACGTCAACATTTCTAGGGGCTTATGCGAGAACCGCGCACCCATTTGATTTTGCGCATTCCTTACGCATTGTTGTGGCAGGTGCAGAACGGTTGAAGGACGAGGTACGTCAATTGTGGCTGGATAAATTCGGGCTGCGAATTTTGGAAGGGTATGGGACGACAGAAACGACACCGGTCATTTCATTGAATACACCGTTGAACGCGAAAAAAGGCTCCGTCGGGCAATTACTGCCAGGTATCGACTACAGGCTTGAAGAGGTAGAGGGAATCCCGGTTGGCGGGCATCTGCTCGTCAGAGGGCCGAATGTGATGAAGGGGTATTTGATTCATGATCGAGGCTTTGTGCCCGCAACAGAATGGTATCCGACTGGAGACATTGTGACGTTGGATGAGCGAGGCTTTCTAACGATACAAGCGCGGTTACAATCTTTTGCTAAAATTGGCGGGGAAAAAGTGTCCTTGGGGCTAGTTGAAGAGCTTGTAGCTAGCTGCCTTGAGGCACCGGCCGTCTGTGCCGCTGTTCATATCCCTGACCGCCGCAAGGGCGAACGGATCATTGTTTTCCATACGAGCGTAGACAGCCCCTTGGAGAAGCTGCGAGAAACGATGAAAGCGCAGGGCCAGCCCGGGATTTATATGCCTTCAGCACTCACATATATCGAAAAGCTCCCAATGCTCGGCAGTGGGAAAATCGATTATGTTACGCTTAAACAACTGGCTTTACGGGATGAGGCGGCGAAATAG
- a CDS encoding diacylglycerol/lipid kinase family protein, whose product METIGIIVNPLSGNGRGSNIWREIETYLQSHHIAFLVKLTTYAGEATQHAMTLIQHHQVHQLIVIGGDGTIHEVVAGMRQLALTSDSPCSIAVIPAGTGNDFAKAYSIPTHPIEALQIALAAAKKVQIDLLQATNHPIAVNSIGAGFDGMVAKVTNEASYKKLLNRFGLGKLSYFISILRVFATYQPSIAWLEVDGNTYELPNMWLAAVANIPFYGGSIQICPTASPCDGHADVVVIQSKGRFKLLPVLFTVYQGKHTKHPAVTFYKGKSITIRTAKPLLVQADGEFAGSTPVQIEIIPAAITVISG is encoded by the coding sequence ATGGAAACCATTGGCATTATTGTGAATCCGCTTTCAGGTAATGGGAGAGGATCTAACATCTGGAGAGAAATCGAAACCTACCTTCAGTCTCATCACATAGCTTTTCTAGTAAAACTTACCACATATGCAGGCGAAGCAACCCAACACGCTATGACACTCATCCAACACCATCAGGTGCATCAGTTAATCGTCATTGGCGGCGATGGCACCATTCATGAAGTCGTTGCGGGCATGCGCCAGCTTGCTCTGACCTCAGATTCACCATGCTCCATTGCCGTTATCCCAGCAGGGACAGGAAATGATTTTGCCAAAGCGTATAGCATTCCCACACATCCAATTGAGGCACTGCAGATCGCGTTAGCAGCAGCGAAAAAGGTACAAATCGACCTCCTGCAAGCTACCAACCATCCCATTGCAGTGAACAGCATCGGCGCAGGCTTTGATGGGATGGTCGCCAAAGTGACTAACGAAGCCTCCTACAAAAAACTGCTGAACCGCTTCGGTCTCGGCAAGCTATCGTATTTCATTTCGATCCTGCGTGTGTTCGCCACCTATCAACCCTCAATAGCCTGGCTAGAGGTGGACGGAAACACCTATGAGCTTCCGAATATGTGGTTGGCCGCTGTCGCCAATATCCCTTTCTACGGAGGTTCGATTCAAATCTGTCCAACCGCCTCTCCCTGCGATGGCCACGCGGATGTTGTTGTCATTCAGAGCAAAGGCCGTTTCAAGCTGCTGCCTGTGCTTTTCACTGTTTACCAAGGCAAGCATACAAAGCACCCTGCAGTAACGTTCTACAAAGGGAAATCCATTACCATCCGCACAGCGAAACCATTGCTTGTCCAAGCAGACGGTGAGTTCGCTGGCTCTACCCCCGTTCAAATTGAAATTATCCCAGCTGCAATAACCGTCATTAGCGGCTAG
- a CDS encoding methyl-accepting chemotaxis protein, whose translation MNLSILRNLNLRFKLLMMNAIAILFLLIVGITGYHYMDKMSSNSTRMYEESLLSVKWINQLKTNFNETQSNLLEMMLSTDVKYKAKLKMKLDENRATNTELVTKIEGIALNEEEKAAYKAFEELNVKYREVVVKTIDAATQNNQIAYQGYNLEVSPQGVKTVEALDKLVGMKESAAEQFQRSSETDSSVSHTVIILTIIIAIVVMTLGALTLNMIVSTPIRKLQEHMEKAAGGNLAVKGDYPYDDEVGKLTNSFNAMTESLRNLVMQIADNAITLSASSEELLASSEQSSLAARQVASSSQQLSVDFDKQFAGVMQANEAVALMLGSTRRIDESAKVVASLVGQATLAAQNGKQSVVSIAGQMSEISEAVRDANVVIEALGKNAHKIGEIVNAINEISTQTNLLSLNAAIEAARAGEAGRGFAVVAGEVRKLAEQSSASARNITDLVSTIQRQIHAAVSSMHTGAGKVQEGLTISEEAQESFVHIESSVEKVNLKVEDVNSDIHQLVDANVRIEQVMKIVSSVSETGISVSQETSAASQQQLATTEEIENSAKSLADLAEELQISLQKFKV comes from the coding sequence ATGAATCTGTCTATCCTTCGGAATCTAAATCTACGTTTTAAGTTACTAATGATGAACGCGATTGCCATCTTGTTCTTGCTGATTGTTGGGATAACTGGCTATCATTATATGGACAAGATGTCTAGTAATTCTACTAGAATGTACGAGGAAAGTCTGCTATCTGTCAAATGGATTAATCAACTAAAAACAAATTTTAATGAAACGCAATCAAATTTGTTAGAAATGATGCTCTCAACGGATGTGAAATACAAGGCAAAGCTGAAAATGAAATTAGATGAGAATCGCGCAACTAACACCGAATTGGTGACGAAGATCGAAGGCATTGCGCTGAATGAAGAAGAGAAAGCGGCGTACAAAGCGTTCGAAGAGTTGAATGTTAAATATCGTGAGGTTGTCGTTAAAACGATCGATGCTGCAACACAAAACAATCAAATTGCCTATCAAGGCTATAATCTTGAGGTATCCCCGCAAGGTGTTAAAACGGTAGAGGCGCTGGACAAGCTGGTCGGCATGAAAGAGTCTGCGGCTGAGCAGTTTCAGAGATCGAGTGAAACGGACTCATCGGTTTCGCATACGGTTATTATTTTGACAATTATCATTGCGATTGTGGTCATGACGCTCGGCGCGCTCACGCTGAATATGATTGTGTCGACGCCGATTCGCAAGCTGCAAGAACATATGGAGAAAGCCGCAGGAGGCAATCTAGCTGTGAAAGGCGATTACCCGTATGATGATGAGGTTGGTAAATTAACAAACTCGTTTAATGCGATGACAGAAAGCTTGCGCAATCTCGTCATGCAAATCGCGGACAATGCCATTACATTGTCTGCAAGTTCGGAGGAGTTGTTAGCGAGTTCCGAGCAAAGTTCTCTAGCCGCAAGGCAAGTTGCGAGTTCGAGTCAGCAGTTATCGGTAGACTTTGATAAACAATTTGCTGGCGTTATGCAGGCGAATGAAGCTGTTGCGCTAATGCTCGGCAGTACTAGACGTATTGATGAGTCGGCGAAAGTAGTGGCTTCGTTAGTTGGACAAGCGACCCTTGCAGCGCAGAACGGGAAGCAATCGGTTGTGTCGATCGCAGGTCAAATGTCTGAAATCTCAGAGGCTGTGCGTGATGCGAATGTGGTCATTGAAGCCCTGGGTAAAAATGCGCACAAAATCGGCGAAATCGTCAATGCGATTAACGAAATCTCAACGCAAACGAATTTATTATCGTTGAATGCAGCAATTGAAGCTGCACGTGCGGGGGAAGCGGGGCGCGGCTTCGCGGTTGTCGCGGGCGAAGTGCGCAAGCTTGCTGAGCAGTCGTCCGCGTCGGCACGCAATATTACGGATCTCGTCTCGACGATTCAAAGACAGATACATGCAGCTGTTAGCTCTATGCATACGGGTGCAGGTAAAGTGCAGGAAGGTTTGACGATTTCGGAGGAAGCGCAAGAGTCGTTCGTTCACATTGAATCCTCTGTTGAGAAAGTAAATCTCAAAGTGGAAGACGTGAATTCGGACATTCATCAGTTGGTAGACGCGAACGTGCGAATCGAGCAAGTGATGAAAATCGTGAGCTCCGTCTCGGAGACGGGCATTTCCGTCAGCCAAGAGACATCCGCTGCGAGTCAGCAGCAACTGGCTACGACGGAGGAAATCGAGAACTCTGCGAAGTCCTTGGCAGATTTGGCTGAAGAATTACAAATTTCGTTGCAGAAATTTAAGGTGTAG
- a CDS encoding OsmC family protein, with the protein MMSEQSFELQATWTGGLDGTGRIQAAKLQTAISVPTEFDGPGTGTNPEEMLLGAAATCYIITLGAMLQREGIQSLTLHSHIYVESRPTMKVKSILHCPLICVPSTTVPEKLDKLYQAALRAEKTCMISKALRGNVDVRVQPEIRLMEVM; encoded by the coding sequence ATGATGAGCGAGCAATCCTTCGAACTCCAAGCAACGTGGACAGGCGGTCTGGATGGTACTGGCCGCATACAGGCGGCGAAGCTACAGACAGCGATCTCTGTCCCCACTGAATTTGACGGCCCTGGCACGGGCACGAATCCCGAAGAGATGCTGCTAGGAGCCGCAGCAACCTGCTACATCATTACGCTCGGCGCGATGCTGCAACGAGAGGGAATCCAATCCCTAACCCTGCATTCACACATTTATGTGGAGAGCAGACCGACAATGAAGGTGAAGTCGATCCTTCACTGTCCCTTGATCTGCGTGCCCTCAACGACGGTGCCAGAGAAGTTGGATAAACTATACCAAGCCGCCCTCCGCGCGGAGAAGACTTGTATGATTAGCAAAGCGCTGCGCGGCAATGTAGATGTACGTGTTCAACCCGAAATTCGGTTAATGGAAGTCATGTGA
- a CDS encoding cache domain-containing sensor histidine kinase, translating to MNLNKKVFIGFLLFIIIPLFVLGSAVYSVSQQLIEKKYGDLTEVSLQAISRNIYYMFKEANYFSDFWMVKDSIQDIYKTMDGKKPNTETLSSYDLNAFDTLLRGSILTYSPIQSVVIYNNEGKSFSAGKTSGSAIPWATLQQSLAFQHIKELNGSPLWIGPSEFKEFGPGRGGEFYQARLVKDFWTMDNLGYMLLKFKFNELDPIFKSFNTNEQSSKRYLLVNKSGLIFYDNKQNFEGANVLQLTQGKLDLGRNNYSFQADFQNEKSLISLYHLNINGMGVQDWSVISVTSWKYVAGELETIMKLVAGITFICLFFALVYNLVFVRRIIQLILRMLNAMKKVERGDLTTRMEESGKDETTALARGFNSLVVRVEDLLEEVKRQQDRKNKAELMLLQAQIKPHFLFNTLESINVLAIQNQGKKVSQMVIRLGNLLRIGMENREEISLKQELEHLRSYLEIQEFRFEDQFQYDIEAPPELLHEHILKLTLQPLVENSLQHGFETIEYMGHISIQVKDEGERIGLYVTDNGVGISQEKLAKFHYKTELETSIHEILDSNEERRGLGVSNVADRIRIQYGEHYGMFICSHEGQGTTMKVVIPKRKRENQ from the coding sequence ATGAATCTGAACAAAAAGGTATTTATCGGATTTTTACTATTCATCATCATCCCTTTATTTGTCCTAGGGTCAGCGGTATACAGCGTCTCCCAACAGCTCATTGAGAAAAAGTACGGTGATCTGACGGAAGTCTCGCTCCAAGCCATCTCGAGGAACATATATTACATGTTCAAAGAAGCGAATTATTTTTCGGACTTCTGGATGGTGAAAGACAGTATTCAAGATATTTATAAAACGATGGATGGTAAAAAGCCAAACACAGAGACATTGTCCTCGTACGATTTGAACGCTTTCGATACGCTGCTGCGCGGCTCGATTCTGACCTATTCGCCAATCCAGTCAGTCGTCATTTACAACAATGAAGGCAAATCCTTCAGCGCTGGAAAAACGAGCGGAAGCGCCATTCCATGGGCAACGCTTCAGCAAAGTTTGGCGTTTCAACACATTAAGGAACTCAATGGCAGTCCGCTGTGGATTGGGCCGTCCGAGTTCAAAGAGTTTGGTCCTGGCCGCGGCGGGGAGTTTTATCAAGCGCGCTTGGTCAAGGATTTCTGGACGATGGATAATCTCGGCTACATGCTGTTGAAATTTAAATTTAATGAGCTGGATCCTATATTCAAATCGTTCAACACGAACGAGCAAAGCTCCAAACGCTATCTGCTCGTGAATAAAAGCGGTCTCATTTTTTACGATAATAAACAAAATTTTGAAGGCGCGAACGTGCTGCAGCTTACACAAGGGAAGCTGGATTTGGGACGTAATAATTACAGTTTTCAAGCTGATTTTCAAAATGAGAAAAGTCTGATTTCCCTCTATCATTTGAATATTAATGGGATGGGTGTCCAGGATTGGAGCGTCATTTCGGTCACTTCGTGGAAATATGTCGCCGGTGAGCTTGAAACGATCATGAAGCTCGTGGCGGGGATTACGTTTATCTGTTTATTTTTTGCGTTGGTCTATAACCTGGTATTTGTTAGACGTATTATTCAATTGATCCTGCGAATGCTGAACGCCATGAAAAAAGTAGAGCGCGGCGATCTCACAACACGTATGGAAGAGAGCGGCAAGGATGAAACGACGGCCCTTGCCAGAGGCTTCAACTCCTTGGTTGTTCGTGTGGAGGACTTGCTGGAAGAGGTCAAGCGTCAGCAGGACCGCAAAAATAAAGCAGAGCTGATGCTGCTGCAAGCGCAGATTAAGCCTCATTTTCTTTTTAACACACTGGAATCGATCAATGTTCTGGCCATTCAGAATCAAGGTAAGAAAGTTAGTCAGATGGTCATTCGGCTAGGTAATTTACTGCGGATTGGCATGGAAAATAGAGAAGAAATCTCCCTTAAGCAGGAGCTGGAGCACTTGCGGAGTTATCTGGAAATTCAGGAATTCCGTTTCGAAGATCAATTTCAATATGACATTGAAGCGCCGCCAGAGCTGTTGCATGAGCACATATTAAAGCTGACGCTCCAGCCGCTCGTGGAGAATAGTTTGCAGCATGGATTTGAAACGATTGAGTATATGGGGCATATTTCCATTCAAGTCAAGGATGAAGGAGAGCGGATAGGACTCTATGTGACGGACAATGGGGTTGGGATCAGCCAAGAGAAATTAGCGAAGTTTCATTATAAAACAGAGCTAGAGACATCCATCCACGAGATTCTGGACTCCAATGAAGAGCGGCGTGGGCTAGGCGTAAGTAATGTCGCAGACCGCATCCGGATTCAGTACGGTGAACACTATGGCATGTTTATTTGCTCGCATGAGGGTCAAGGCACGACGATGAAGGTTGTAATCCCAAAACGGAAGAGGGAAAACCAATGA
- a CDS encoding response regulator transcription factor, producing the protein MRLKAVLADDEPNILRNLQAVIPWEEIEIDIVGKARNGLEALELCELHVPDIVMSDIRMPHMDGITFVHKLREINEECSVLMVTGYQDFDYVRSLLRAGVSDYILKPIDYEELENVIRKVAADIRAKKLSQHEEHLKWGKIRSLAYEKVLQDIMMNYTDITATTLLPIDYGDLETLRYVFAIIDVDDYSQKSLPWTEQERKLWNFAVRNVLQDSLADEQSQFTVLHMREGEWALLMVWEDGVEASVEAKLRTLSAKLQHNVRESVKLGISIGYFPQPVGLHQLADTYQKLLRFMQLNLDKQESVLPYKETKESVDANTSLWFLVEEIVAGLKQLSKPKSEDALDRLKMLLEGLTESSFARAFQMLHYLILHVLRELREMNALDSSEEEQIWRELDKSESIAHLLQVMVHLVSIGLEGSNKKKNSELLMAAAKDYIRTNYSTDFGIEDIASSLGISSSYFSLLFKQHFGETFVEYVTKHRMELAKSMLLHSDKSITDIGKSVGYIERRYFTKVFHKFTGEIPSEYRDKRKEGN; encoded by the coding sequence ATGAGATTGAAGGCTGTTTTGGCGGATGATGAGCCGAATATTTTACGTAATTTGCAAGCGGTAATTCCATGGGAAGAAATTGAAATCGATATTGTGGGCAAAGCTAGAAATGGGCTTGAAGCCTTGGAATTGTGCGAGCTTCATGTGCCTGATATCGTGATGAGTGATATTCGTATGCCGCATATGGACGGTATTACCTTTGTTCATAAGCTAAGGGAAATCAATGAAGAATGCTCAGTACTAATGGTGACGGGGTACCAGGATTTCGACTATGTTCGCTCGCTACTCAGAGCAGGGGTAAGCGATTATATTTTGAAACCAATTGACTATGAAGAACTGGAGAATGTGATCCGGAAAGTAGCAGCAGACATTCGTGCAAAGAAGCTGAGCCAACATGAGGAGCACCTGAAATGGGGCAAAATCAGAAGCTTGGCGTACGAGAAAGTGCTTCAGGATATTATGATGAATTACACCGATATTACAGCAACTACGCTGTTGCCGATCGATTATGGCGACCTGGAAACGCTGCGTTATGTGTTCGCCATCATTGATGTGGACGACTATTCGCAGAAATCGCTGCCGTGGACAGAGCAGGAGAGGAAGCTTTGGAATTTTGCCGTGCGCAATGTGCTGCAAGATTCTTTGGCCGATGAACAGTCACAATTTACAGTTCTGCATATGCGAGAAGGCGAGTGGGCCTTGCTCATGGTTTGGGAAGATGGGGTGGAGGCTTCTGTCGAAGCGAAACTGCGTACCCTGTCGGCCAAACTACAGCACAATGTGCGGGAATCCGTGAAGCTGGGCATCAGTATCGGTTACTTCCCGCAGCCTGTCGGCTTGCACCAGCTTGCAGATACGTATCAGAAGCTGCTGCGCTTCATGCAGTTGAATTTGGATAAACAGGAATCGGTCCTTCCTTACAAGGAAACCAAAGAATCGGTTGATGCGAATACGTCCCTATGGTTCCTCGTCGAGGAAATTGTAGCGGGACTTAAACAGCTCAGTAAGCCGAAATCCGAGGATGCGTTAGATCGTTTGAAAATGCTGCTGGAGGGATTAACGGAAAGCTCGTTCGCCCGGGCGTTTCAGATGCTGCATTATTTAATTCTGCATGTACTCCGTGAGCTGCGCGAGATGAACGCACTGGATAGTTCCGAAGAGGAACAGATTTGGCGTGAGCTGGATAAAAGTGAAAGCATTGCGCATCTCCTACAGGTGATGGTACATCTCGTATCGATCGGGCTCGAGGGCTCGAATAAGAAGAAGAACAGCGAGCTGCTCATGGCAGCCGCGAAAGACTATATTCGCACGAATTATTCCACGGATTTTGGCATTGAAGATATTGCAAGCTCATTGGGCATTTCCTCAAGCTATTTCAGCTTGTTATTTAAACAGCATTTCGGTGAAACCTTCGTAGAATATGTGACGAAACATCGCATGGAGCTGGCGAAATCGATGCTGCTGCACAGTGACAAAAGCATTACGGACATTGGAAAATCGGTGGGTTACATCGAGAGACGCTATTTTACGAAGGTATTTCATAAGTTTACTGGCGAAATTCCATCGGAGTACCGCGACAAGCGGAAGGAAGGGAACTAG
- a CDS encoding extracellular solute-binding protein: MRKRTFIWGAGALALTCLLSACSVLSDNTNSPREGEHASGQGTPHGPIQLTIRHTQVKDTQKKRLAMLQDVVKATEAKVPGLTITLDGVEDKVNRFEKLRAEMAAGNPPEIFDLFGGTDTKDYVKANRLLDLTPILQELGLTDKFYSFQEFTVNGKIYGIPMAGYVEGLYYNKKILAGNHIIPPQTWDELIAAAGKLKAAKVTPFALSAKDSWVINMMMNTMWVRTAGTNSIEGFLNGSKRWTDSDVVKAFEQYQLLIQKDYFQDGSLTLAYAEQQNTFSSGGAAFMFDGSWANTPLLDKDKSSITEDVGFMNFPSMGGPGDGYINGGWSNAYGFSQKVTPEQLIAIKEFIKQMYNEPMQKRQLIEEGMPPAMKLSDTSQVNPLITEILNVFTSSKGSFPAYDSRIQTKVRERLERGMQELLGGRTDPVSLMAEMQKQQEASNKEEFHTTK, encoded by the coding sequence ATGAGAAAACGAACGTTTATTTGGGGCGCAGGTGCCTTGGCTCTTACATGCCTGCTATCGGCGTGCAGTGTGCTGTCCGATAATACTAATTCACCTCGTGAAGGTGAGCACGCCAGTGGACAAGGGACGCCGCACGGCCCTATACAATTGACGATCCGGCATACGCAAGTGAAGGATACACAGAAGAAACGGCTGGCCATGCTGCAGGACGTTGTGAAGGCAACGGAAGCGAAGGTGCCAGGGTTGACGATTACACTCGACGGTGTCGAGGATAAGGTCAATCGTTTCGAGAAGCTTCGCGCCGAGATGGCTGCGGGCAATCCGCCGGAAATTTTCGATCTGTTCGGCGGTACAGATACGAAGGATTACGTGAAAGCGAACCGATTGTTGGATCTGACGCCAATTCTGCAAGAGCTGGGGTTAACCGATAAGTTCTACAGCTTTCAAGAGTTTACGGTGAATGGCAAAATCTATGGAATTCCTATGGCTGGTTATGTAGAAGGCCTCTACTATAACAAGAAGATTTTGGCTGGGAATCATATCATTCCACCTCAAACGTGGGATGAGCTGATTGCCGCTGCTGGGAAATTGAAAGCTGCCAAGGTGACGCCATTCGCGCTGTCCGCGAAAGATTCATGGGTCATCAATATGATGATGAATACCATGTGGGTTCGTACGGCGGGGACGAATTCTATTGAGGGCTTCCTGAACGGCAGCAAGCGTTGGACCGATAGCGATGTGGTTAAGGCTTTCGAGCAATATCAACTCCTCATTCAAAAGGATTATTTCCAGGATGGCAGCCTAACGCTTGCCTATGCGGAACAGCAAAACACTTTCAGCAGCGGAGGCGCCGCTTTCATGTTCGATGGCAGCTGGGCGAATACACCGCTCCTGGATAAAGACAAATCAAGCATCACCGAAGATGTAGGATTCATGAATTTCCCTTCGATGGGAGGGCCAGGCGATGGCTACATCAATGGCGGTTGGTCGAATGCTTACGGCTTTTCGCAAAAGGTGACGCCGGAGCAGTTGATCGCCATCAAAGAGTTCATTAAGCAAATGTATAATGAGCCCATGCAAAAAAGACAGCTCATCGAAGAAGGCATGCCTCCTGCGATGAAGCTGTCAGATACGAGTCAAGTGAACCCGTTAATTACAGAAATCTTGAATGTATTTACGAGCAGCAAGGGCTCTTTCCCCGCCTACGATTCCCGCATTCAAACGAAAGTTCGGGAACGGCTTGAACGCGGGATGCAAGAGCTGCTGGGGGGACGGACAGATCCTGTTTCTCTGATGGCAGAGATGCAGAAACAACAGGAAGCTTCGAATAAAGAAGAATTCCATACCACCAAATAG